A stretch of DNA from Anopheles nili chromosome 2, idAnoNiliSN_F5_01, whole genome shotgun sequence:
CCGGCAAAATGGTCGTAATGCTGGCAGGCGGAAGGACAATCACCCGTCGCCCATCGCCATTTCCCAGTTGCCCATTAATTAGAAATGCTTATAAATTGTGCACCATTaacaaccggcaccggaatcGAAAATACAAACAGTTGTATATGAGAGATTGCCGTGAGTGTTTTCCTCCTTTTATGGTTCTCTTGTGTGGTGGTTCTGATACCGTCATGAATATAATATGTGTAGGAAAATCGACATGTTTacaaaaattaccaaaaacgATCCACTATGCTCCCAATACCCCACATTGGCGATGCAATACACAAATGAGCAAATATCTATCGATGGCTTTATCTGCCCCGTTTTGTCGGTACATCCCaatatgatgaaaaaaacaagggaATCGCAAACTgatcaattttaaaattggCATAATTACCCACGTTCGTAATCTCCCGTCGTCCTTCGGTGCGGTCAATCGTGCCAGGAGCCTGAAACTGACCCTTTCACTTGCAGTCCCTTCAGCAAAAATGCATGTGTATGCGAAAAAAATACTtgacaaaaacacaacagcgCGTTAAAAGAGTCATCTTTATGCGGTaccaacataaaaaagctCATTCGAGCGCAACCGGGCGCATAAGTGTGCATGGAAGCAGTGGGCATAAATTTGATTGCCCGcaccaaaccgaccgaaccggtATCCGAAACCCACTGGAGCTCATAATTGGTGCAATAACGATGATTACTGCCTACTGGCCAGGCTGAGAGCGTTACTATATGTCCAGCTGTATTGCGAGGAATGGTTGGATAGGATCAGAAATGAACTCGATGTAACTCGATGGTTTTGAAAGCCATCGTGCCTGTAGACGGGATTACAACAAAGCGAGTGACGATAAGATACTGAAAGCCAAGATTTTCCATTGCACTGTAAGTTATGATTCAGAATTCAACAAGCTGAAGGCTTATTTCTTCTCCTGCTACATTTTGCCATATTCTGTTAAaccaagagagaaaaaagtacCTCAACATCACCACTCTCTAGCTTATTATCTCTCTTCTTCAAACACTCAACAGTGGATTCTGGTAGTAACCAGTCCTGGTGCGGTGTCGTGGGAAGACAAATAATTTAGCAATTCAAATACAACACTGCATGTGCATTATCAGTGATGGCCCCGGCGAGAGTCTAATGATCGCCGATGATGAACCGTTTGAAAatggttaattaaaaattaatccaaTTGGGTAAGAAAGCTGTGAAGCGAATTATAGTCTAATGGAGATGGCAGAAATAGGTATAAGAGATCAGTTTTTCGTCAGTTGGCGATCTGAAACATTTTCTACGGTGTGTTTGATGTTCATTCGAAAAAAAGGTTTGTAAGTTTACAGCTATGTTATTACGTGGGGTGGTAATAGGTTAAGTTTAAAGTAACGAGAATTTCAATTGCGTGCCAGCCATGTTTCTTTGCGGTGCTAATTATTTTTACAGTGgacaaaacgaaataaatggTAGATTAGAATTTTCTATTTAGGTAATTACAATTGTTTGAAAACAGCACGTGTATGAGATTTTTCCACGCAACTAGAACGTACGCAGCCATACCTCGGTATTGACGTTTGATGTCAAAATGTGTGTTATTGTTTAGGTCCAGTCGTTTGTTGTCATCTTGCAAGTAATTACAACTTATAATTTTACACGCTTGCAATTGATTGGGTTTATTCTAACTTGGGCCACGATTAAACCCGGCGTGATGTTTGCAACCGtgtaaaaatattgttaagATAAGTGAGTTATAAACGTGCAGTTAGTAGTTAAAAGAAGTGGCTTTGAAGGTAGGAATTGTCACACTTCAATTTCACAGTTTATTCAGATATCTATTACTTTAGCTTCAATCTCATAACacttgttttttgaaaaattttagGCTAAATTCAATCTAAATATTCGTTCTGCAAGATTCTTTAAGGATACGCCTATTTTGCTTTGTTCTAAAGGCTTTATTCGACAATGGCGAACTTACGTGATacttccacaaaaaaaactaatcgtCCCACAGTGAACGTTGCAATTCATCCCAACCCCGGAACTCCGCCAACAAGTACAAGCAGCTCTTGCGATAGCGGAGAATACAAACCCGTTTTCTTTAACGAAATTTCCCAAATCATGCGCGGATACGGTGACTGCGAGAAACCGCTGCGTGAATCGGTGATCTTGGtggaaaaaattgttttgcagCAGCTGCGTGGAATCATGCAGGAAGCGATAGACCACGCTATGTCGCGACCAAACTCTCCCACCTTATCTCGGCGTGACTTCGAGTACATTATGCGCAAGAACCAGGTACGGGTAGCACGGTTGCAAAAGTACTTCCGCGATATGGCGCTAATGAAAAAACGCCTAAAAGATATCTGCGGCGGGCGCTACTCCCATCTCAACCTCGGTGCATGTTCTGAAACTTCAGACGACGACTCCGACCGGGAGGTACCGGAGAAGTATGATGAGGAGAAGATGCGCCGGTTATTCCGGGCCGACCGGATTTCACAGATACTGACCGGAAGACAGTATGAAGAGTACAACTCAGCGCGGCGATCTTCTTTCATGCATCGCAACACGGAAGTGATGAAAAGTAGGATGCGTATGTGGTTGAACATACCGGAGGATGTTAACATTACACCAAGCTGCCTGCTCACGTTGTCCTACTTAGCTCACGAAACCATCGCCGTGCTGGTAGATTTTTGTATCTTGATCAGACTGAATTCCTCTAACAGAATTGTCGATCCGTACAGTCGAGTTACTTCTTCAGGTAGGTTGAAGCGTTTTAACATAGTTACGTATTAGGTGCTATCACTTTTCGGTTTGGTGTAGAAGAATCGTGTTGTTTCGCCCATCGGTAGTATAGTATCGTTTGATGTGTGTTATaacagaaaaaatgaaaatatgtgGTTTTTGCAGGAAAATCCTACAATATGTTACACGCCTGCCCAGAGGTAACACAGGGACGAGGATTGGATGGAGTGAAGCCCATTACCCCGCAAGAAATCAATGAAGCTATGCGACGACATCGGCAGTTGGCCATGAGAAGCTCGGGTCACTACAGAAATGCACTCAATTTCAAACCACCTTACCTTGCGATGTAAAACACTACTAAATTGACAACAGATCTACTTAAATAAAAGAGATTAATCTTCATCTATTTCAATTACATCGACATTATTCTGTAAAACCAATACGTCCTCTTCATCACTGGATTTTGTCTGAGAGCGATTGGAGCTCCTACTGGTGGTTTTGGAATTTAACGTGCTGCTTTTCTTCACTCGTTTACTTCCGTTTATGGTTTCTTTTCTAGCTAACGTAGATGTGTCAaatgttcgtttgttcgtttgattAGCCGTTCTCAAGTGACTTTTCGAAGTAGAGGCTTCGTCATGAAGCGCGAAATGTTTTCCAAATTGAATCTTGAGAGAATCTCCTTCAATACGAGCGCGACCTTTATCGATGTAACTCAGCGTCGCATACGGTGTATACACGAACGACTCCTTTAGGTAATCATTTATAATGAAATAGGCAACGATCTGCTCGGCTGTAACACGATCAATCAATGGTGCCGGTTTGGAGAGCCGAAGATAAACCGGACCTTTGTGAAACCATGCGTCCACTAGTTTCAATCCGGTGAGTTTAGTTTGACCGGCCTGCTCAATGATGCTGTACAATTGCTGCAAGTATGGTGCTATGTCCATCATTGGATGTGTGATTTCTCTGTTTGCACATCGGTCGCACATATTGTTGCAGTCTTCCTTCCCCCATACTTCTGAGAAGTATTGCGAGATGAGTTTCCTTCGGCATCTAAAACGAGTAATTTCAATTAGTTGAAATCGCATTTATGCAGAATGGATCGAGCACTTCGCTTACTCGTTGGTAGATATACAGTATTCAACCAAAGCATACGCATTTTTAAGTCCCATATGCTCAGAAAAAGTCATCGTAGAAATGCGAAATATATCGGAAAAATTGAACAGTAAAATACATTCCGCCCGCTCGCCATCACGCCCGGCCCGACCACTTTCTTGGTAAAAGTTTTCCATGCTCTTGCTCAAAGTGTGGTGTATGACAAACCGGACGTTCCCTTTGTTAATACCCATTCCGAAAGCAATCGTCGCTACTACTGCCTGCACCTCGTTGTTGTGCCAAAGCTGGTGAATTTTTGTACGATCAGCTTGTTCGAGGTTTGCGTGGTACGGTGCAACCAACAAACCACGTTCTGTTAACTCACTGCTTATGTCCACCGCATCCTTCATTGAGTAAGTGTAAATAATACCACACTGTTTGCGAAAACGTGTAAGCAGAAGATTCGATAACAAATCGTATTGTGCTTGCTTGTTCGTCGGCTTGTCCAGTACGTGGTAATACAGGTTAGGACGATTAAACGAGGCTACGAACAACAATGACTCCGGTATGTTGAGCATATTTTGCACGTCGGTTATGACCTTGGTAGTGGCAGTGGCCGTTACCCCAAGCAACGGAGTCTTGGGAAACATTTCCTTCAGTACTCCTAGAAACTTATAGTCAGGTCGAAAATCGTGTCCCCATTGAGAACAGCAATGTACTTCATCTGCAAAGCAAAACCTTTGGTCAGAGATTCGTAACAATACGCCACATACTCAAACTCACCGATTGCTATTCGATCCAATTTACCATTATTGTAACACTTTTGTAAAGCCGTCATAAATCGTTTGCTCTTTGATAGTCTTTCCGGTGTAACATAGAGCAGCTTCAGGATCGCTTTATCCTTATCGCTTAGTTCTTTGTATATACGCGATACAGTATTCTTATCGGTGGTACTACACATTAGCTGAGCCTTTACCTTTACTTTGTCCAAGGACCAAACTTGATCTTCCATAAGCGAAATCAGCGGAGAGATGACAACCGTAATGCCATCGCTTAAGAGCGCTGGTAGTTGAAAACACAGGCTTTTTCCGCTGCCAGTAGGAGCTAGTAGCAACACATCATTGCCATCCATCAGGGCGTTGATGGTTCGTAGTTGCATCTGACGGTAATGCTTAAGAGAAAACACCAGGAGCATTATATTTCGGGCTTTGGTGGACCATGAAAAGGTTTCACTATCCCAATCTCGCTTCTCTAACTTGTTAGTCTTGCGCTGATGAAGTATGCTCTGAATGGATTCTCTCAGTTGAATGAGCTGTGCTTTTTGCGATTTCAATCGGCTTAACTTGCTTTCGATTACTTCCAGTTTTTGCGTGATTTGTAAATTATGAGCAGATAATTCTTCGTCGTTTAATGTGCTCAATTGATTATCCATTCCGAACTCTCCAGAACATGTTTTTTCTGCCGCAGTTTCCGACGATGTGTCGAGATAGAACATTGAAGATTCTAACATTGGGTATTCCTTGGTATACTATAACTTTGATATCCTATGACTCTTCAGTTATTTTATCGCATTATTCACTCACAGAATTTTTACGATTAGCACGCGTAGCAAGCAggttttttcttgtttacTATTTGACGTTTTCGCAATGCGCGTTTTTGAGCTGTTCTAAATAACATGTGGTCTTCCAGTAACTTTTTTGAGCAAATGATTTATGATATGATGATCATTTATAAGGATAATTTGGGTTACAGAACGCATTATTGTGCTCACAATGCACTACAAAAGTTTAAACATGTTTACAATAATATTAACAaaagtttttaaataaaactgTCAAGCGAAAATGTTGAATAAATTGTCAATATCGGTATGTAAACATTTTAGCGTCAAATGTGGAGAAAAGTAAACAACACTTCTAGACAAATAGAAGCCAGTGTACAACAATCaagatattatttttaatttatttacgatGAGCGACATTGAACGTATTTGTCGTCTTTGCTTAACAGAAGAACTAGGGAACTGTCGCGAATCCATGATTGTTCTGAATGACGATGCCGAGATACTAGAAATAATTCGTGCAATAACATCTCTCGAGGTGAGTGTCTCAAACATCCATCCTGTTATCAAAATATGCATTCCTTCGATTCCTTCGCATGTTCCAGGTGATCGTGAATGAAGCATACCAATATTTCCTATGTGTGGAATGTAAGGAATCATTGCAAAAGTGTCAGTACTTTCGCGAGCGCTGCATTATAAACGATAGTATATTCCGAAGCAAGTTTTCCGTAAAAACAGATGATGCCGGTTATTCCAAGTTGTTGCCGTCCGATATAGGCAAGCCTTGCGATGACGTAAACAAAGTAGCAACTGCTAAATCAGAATCCACATGTTTCGATGATGAAGGGCCTTTCATTGAAGAGTGTCTTGTAGAAACGGTAGAACAAAATGAAGCTAACAATGATCCGTATGAACCACCGACATCGTTGAAAATAGACTTCAGAGACAGTGCATCATCCGCGAAATCAAAGAGTGTTCGTAAGAAACGTAGTCGTGTGACAAAGCCTGAGTCGGATAAGACAAACAATAAACTGCCCTGCGCGCAGTGCGGTAAAATGATTGCACGTAACAACATCAACCAACACCAGTTAACGCACGATCCAGATCGGCCCAAGGTGTTTTGTTCGTATTGTGGCAAGGCATTCAAAGACCCCAGGCGCATGCAGCTGCACATTAATAGTAACCATACTCTGGAAAAGAAATATCCCTGCGAAACCTGTGGCAAAGTATATCTTCGACCAACGTCGTTGAAGGATCATCAGCTTTCAAAGCACACTAACGATAAGAAGTACGAGTGTAGCGAATGCGGGATGGCATTTACCAGTTGGGCGCAACGATGGCATCATTACAAGAAGGAACATACAACAGCTAAACCATTTGCTTGTACTTACTGTGATTGGGCATTTAAGTTTAAGTATGTATATTACTTCACCTTCTCTTGCGTAGACGTAAACCTTACTTTCTATTTCAGAGGTGATCTCACGTTGCACATCCGGAAGCACACCGGAGAAAAACCCTTTAAGTGTGACATCTGTGGTAAAGCGTTTAACAAAAGCTACAACGTCGTGatacataaaaaatcacaccgcAACGTTTTGGCAGCCGAAGGAAGGATACCATCGGACAGTATGGTACCACCGGAAAACCCTGTACCACTTGTTTTTGAATCTAAACCCTTACAGCTGGAAGATAAAACTGCAATTTAGGATAAAAATGTGAATGCACAATATTTATATaggattaaattaaattgttaaCAAATGCAACTTCAAATCTACGACTGGGTGATCTACAGATAAGCTGATGGGACTTTTAAAGTCCTTCGAAACTTCACCTATATTGAGTCTGTAATAAGTGGGACCTCAATGAATTTTACGATAACCCCACTAGTGTCCATCGCACTAAAATTTGACAGGCCCCGGTGGGTTGGGCGTGCCATTAGAACGATCTGCATCTGTTACGCCTGTTCAGACCGCCCACGTGGACGGTGAAGGCTTGATAGGTCTACATTGAAATGAAGTGATGGTATTTTATGTCGTCGTTACTTCgtaaaagtaaattaaattataccATAATTATTTAAACTtggttattattttcatttcgcgaaatacagttttattttctccttaAAAATGTCTAAACTTAACGCGTGCAATATAGGTAATGCAAGCTTCTTTACgacatgttttaaaaaaatacctcATTAAATCGGTCACATAATAGAGCAGGAAGACGTCTCCGCTTCCGGATGCTCAAGTCCACCGCGAAGTTCTTTGGCTTTTGAAGCTAGGAAGGAGCATTCGTATTCCTTTTGCATAGCCTCTGGAAGTGGCTTAGCCCAATCCTCCGGCGGTCCCTTCCGCTTAGTCCACACATTATTGCTGTAGTGCGCTCTCATCCGTTCTTCGCGTCGCCTTTGCTCGCTATGGATCAGCTCCAATGCGCTTTTGGTGTCCATGGAATTGTTTTGAAATCGTGCACAGTTGTCGAAGTCACGCTTCCATTGGTTACAATCTACTGATTCGCCGTGAATGAAGTACTGATGAAACCGCGCTTTAATGCTCGTGCAATCTTCGTATTCTTCATTATATAAGTAACAGGGTCGGATCTACAAAGGCGTTAGAGTGTTGGATATATCGGAACGTTTTCATGAATGAAAATCATGTCCACTTACCGACCAGAGGTTTTTTACTACTTCCTCTTCGTCATGAGATTTTGGCTTAATAGCAGCCGCAGCTTCATATACGGTGGACATGCTTAAAttctgtttgtaaaatttcTAAACATCATATCACCGTTGTTTATATCATTTGACAACTAAATCCACATGCAAGCGGGGTAGTTTCACTCTTCGCTAATGTATCACTACATAGCGGTTTATAATGCATCTGATGCAGTTCTCAATCCTTTAAACATCTGGAACtgatttgaatgtttttccaaatttatttattattcgccAACCTCTGCTTTAGTTGTCTTTTGGGACACGATTGCCTTATTATTTTGATGAGATTTTTTATGAATAACGACATTATAGCTTTTGTTGAATCTTTTCCCACAAATATCGCAAGAAAACGGTTTTTCTCCCGTATGCGTTCTAGTGTGAAGAGTCAAGTCGCTTCTGTAAAtgtagaaaatttaaaattaatcaatatTTTACCATCTTGACTAACTATCCTCCCGTGTAGAGTACGTACTTCATTTTAAAAGCTTTATCGCAAAACTGGCAATTAAACGGCTTGGCTACTGTATGCATCTTAATGAAGTGGTAATTTTTCTTCGCGTAGTTTGAAAACTTCATGCTACACATCCCACACTCATACCGCTTTTCGGTAGAATGATTCGCAAGTACATGCTCTCGTAACGAATTCGATCGAAAGTACACCTTGCCACATACTTTACAATCATATTTCTTTTCAAATGTGTGATTCCCATTCACATGCATATTCAACAAATGAACATCTTTGAAGCTTTTGCCGCAATGTGAGCAAAACATTTTCGGAGGAGTTGGATTGTGTGTATCCAGATGCTTTTTCATGTTAGATCGTACTATCATTTTGCCACATTGCACGCACGGTACAAGTCGATTGCCGCTAGATGTAGAACGCTGCTTTTCCGAGCTGTGTACAGCCGTATTCTCAGTTTTGCTTACGgatctttttttcgttgagaTAGGTTTGgactttttcctttttaatgTTCTAGTGTGTGCATCCTTCGAAGGCGATTGAATCTCCGTTTGTTCTTCTGTAATAACTTCTTCGaccaaaatatttttttcattttctaatGTAATTTCTTCATCATAGAGTGGGTCTAGTGCCTGTGCTTCGTCTAGAGTTATTACTTCCAGTTTTACAGCCTCCAGCTTGTGATAtaattcatcatttttcagacaagcGCTGCGAAACTCCGCAAACTGCTCCAGCAAAGATTGGCAATCAGTACATATAAACACAGGATTGATTGCGTCCGGGGGAAGTAACTAACCGAATTAGAATAAATGCTTTGAATGTAACTAAGATTTTAGTGGGAAATGGGCTCGAATCAACCGATTTTACCTGCAATGATGTTAATGTGAATATCGTTTGAACTGTAGCGTCATCTTTCGTTAGCTCTATCAAAATGTCTTCTGTTTCTGTTAAGCATAACCGGCAAACGTTCAAATTTGCCATGATATCTACTAAACTTCTTTAGCAAATACCAGATGCTATCAAGTAACACATAactttctttattttgtttacgcGCTTTGATTTGTTTACGCTTTTATGCATTCTTGATTTGACAACGTTAGGTTAGGCTAATGAAAGCGGGCTTTTTGACAGCTCGTAATGTAAATAAACTTTGTATCGGCAAGTAAACATCGTAATTTCCGAAGCAGTTGTCCGTTTTCGTCTTTGTAAAACTGTTTTCTCCAGTTGTGAACTTGtaatgtgatttaaatttgcTATATTACAACTCAGCATAATGGTTGAGATGGAAAATAACCGTGTTAAGATGATAAAGTTGCGTTTGCAGCACGAGTTCAACATCAAAGTCCTTGACGAGTGGTTGTCCGGATGCGTGCTCTTCAGCCTGCAAGAAAATCCGAAGATCTCGAACGAAAACTTGTTCCAATTTGCATACAGCCAATGGCTGTTAGCCGACCTGACCAATATTGGCATTCCTGTGCTGCCTCCTGACTTTGACAAGAAAGTGGAGCAGCACACTCTCAGCGGATCATTTCCTCTGCAGATGCAGTACATGATTGATATTTGTAAGACTTTCAATTAACATAGAATCATTGTC
This window harbors:
- the LOC128730183 gene encoding zinc finger protein 681-like; the encoded protein is MANLNVCRLCLTETEDILIELTKDDATVQTIFTLTSLQLLPPDAINPVFICTDCQSLLEQFAEFRSACLKNDELYHKLEAVKLEVITLDEAQALDPLYDEEITLENEKNILVEEVITEEQTEIQSPSKDAHTRTLKRKKSKPISTKKRSVSKTENTAVHSSEKQRSTSSGNRLVPCVQCGKMIVRSNMKKHLDTHNPTPPKMFCSHCGKSFKDVHLLNMHVNGNHTFEKKYDCKVCGKVYFRSNSLREHVLANHSTEKRYECGMCSMKFSNYAKKNYHFIKMHTVAKPFNCQFCDKAFKMKSDLTLHTRTHTGEKPFSCDICGKRFNKSYNVVIHKKSHQNNKAIVSQKTTKAEVGE
- the LOC128720502 gene encoding uncharacterized protein LOC128720502 produces the protein MANLRDTSTKKTNRPTVNVAIHPNPGTPPTSTSSSCDSGEYKPVFFNEISQIMRGYGDCEKPLRESVILVEKIVLQQLRGIMQEAIDHAMSRPNSPTLSRRDFEYIMRKNQVRVARLQKYFRDMALMKKRLKDICGGRYSHLNLGACSETSDDDSDREVPEKYDEEKMRRLFRADRISQILTGRQYEEYNSARRSSFMHRNTEVMKSRMRMWLNIPEDVNITPSCLLTLSYLAHETIAVLVDFCILIRLNSSNRIVDPYSRVTSSGKSYNMLHACPEVTQGRGLDGVKPITPQEINEAMRRHRQLAMRSSGHYRNALNFKPPYLAM
- the LOC128720361 gene encoding zinc finger protein 43-like, with protein sequence MSDIERICRLCLTEELGNCRESMIVLNDDAEILEIIRAITSLEVIVNEAYQYFLCVECKESLQKCQYFRERCIINDSIFRSKFSVKTDDAGYSKLLPSDIGKPCDDVNKVATAKSESTCFDDEGPFIEECLVETVEQNEANNDPYEPPTSLKIDFRDSASSAKSKSVRKKRSRVTKPESDKTNNKLPCAQCGKMIARNNINQHQLTHDPDRPKVFCSYCGKAFKDPRRMQLHINSNHTLEKKYPCETCGKVYLRPTSLKDHQLSKHTNDKKYECSECGMAFTSWAQRWHHYKKEHTTAKPFACTYCDWAFKFKGDLTLHIRKHTGEKPFKCDICGKAFNKSYNVVIHKKSHRNVLAAEGRIPSDSMVPPENPVPLVFESKPLQLEDKTAI
- the LOC128720374 gene encoding UPF0545 protein C22orf39 homolog — encoded protein: MSTVYEAAAAIKPKSHDEEEVVKNLWSIRPCYLYNEEYEDCTSIKARFHQYFIHGESVDCNQWKRDFDNCARFQNNSMDTKSALELIHSEQRRREERMRAHYSNNVWTKRKGPPEDWAKPLPEAMQKEYECSFLASKAKELRGGLEHPEAETSSCSIM
- the LOC128730182 gene encoding ATP-dependent DNA helicase Q1-like; the encoded protein is MDNQLSTLNDEELSAHNLQITQKLEVIESKLSRLKSQKAQLIQLRESIQSILHQRKTNKLEKRDWDSETFSWSTKARNIMLLVFSLKHYRQMQLRTINALMDGNDVLLLAPTGSGKSLCFQLPALLSDGITVVISPLISLMEDQVWSLDKVKVKAQLMCSTTDKNTVSRIYKELSDKDKAILKLLYVTPERLSKSKRFMTALQKCYNNGKLDRIAIDEVHCCSQWGHDFRPDYKFLGVLKEMFPKTPLLGVTATATTKVITDVQNMLNIPESLLFVASFNRPNLYYHVLDKPTNKQAQYDLLSNLLLTRFRKQCGIIYTYSMKDAVDISSELTERGLLVAPYHANLEQADRTKIHQLWHNNEVQAVVATIAFGMGINKGNVRFVIHHTLSKSMENFYQESGRAGRDGERAECILLFNFSDIFRISTMTFSEHMGLKNAYALVEYCISTNECRRKLISQYFSEVWGKEDCNNMCDRCANREITHPMMDIAPYLQQLYSIIEQAGQTKLTGLKLVDAWFHKGPVYLRLSKPAPLIDRVTAEQIVAYFIINDYLKESFVYTPYATLSYIDKGRARIEGDSLKIQFGKHFALHDEASTSKSHLRTANQTNKRTFDTSTLARKETINGSKRVKKSSTLNSKTTSRSSNRSQTKSSDEEDVLVLQNNVDVIEIDED